In Citrus sinensis cultivar Valencia sweet orange chromosome 2, DVS_A1.0, whole genome shotgun sequence, a single genomic region encodes these proteins:
- the LOC102630805 gene encoding cysteine-rich receptor-like protein kinase 10 — protein MPIIIRLLHLVSFLCLAMLMLRTSWDAEAEVANPADYQYKFCPRGTNNTASIIYVYNLSKLFNRKLHEDGGNSLYRNASVGDYPDKVYGLFLCRFDVSHQVCQNCIFDAIDILVESCNGTKEATIWYDICMVRYSNNFFATTLETSPFLCVQNENYTKEPDKFTQILNQTFNDVIRNATSSDSKNAAQTVNISSFDTLQTTAHCIPDLSKSDCTVCLNSAVAQIPTCSKGKRGARIFCPSCSIRYELYRFLVDTPTVTVTAPNKTRKRWITIAEAASAIIVFLLSTSFLWCIIRRRNKRVREEKANIGAGEGRIGNDYSYDVLLHGEKQEESQAFPLFPLDLIDIVKATQDFSQENKLGEGGFGPVYKGVLADGKEIAVKRLSRTSGQGLQEFKNEVTVIAKLQHKNLVRLLGCCLEENESLLIYEYMPNKSLDVFLFDSTRSVQLDWKRRISIIKGIARGILYLHEDSRLKIIHRDLKTSNVLLDHEMNPKISDFGMARIFGGNQSKANTNRVVGTYGYMAPEYAMGGIFSVKSDVFSFGVVLLEIISGKKSTGFYHSEHGPSLLAYIWKLWCEGHAAELMDSVVKQSCDQAELLKYIHIGLLCVQGDPIDRPTMSSVAVMLASDILTLPKPTQPAFSLSRVVSAQFVSHSEDHCSVNAITLSTMSPR, from the exons AGCTGAAGTCGCCAACCCCGCGGACTATCAGTACAAATTCTGCCCACGCGGCACTAATAATACTGCTTCCATCATCTACGTATACAATCTCAGTAAACTCTTCAACCGGAAGCTTCACGAAGATGGTGGCAACTCACTCTACCGCAATGCAAGCGTAGGAGATTATCCTGACAAAGTTTACGGTCTTTTTCTTTGTCGATTTGACGTTTCTCACCAGGTCTGCCAAAATTGCATATTTGATGCAATCGATATCCTAGTGGAATCCTGCAACGGCACCAAGGAAGCAACCATTTGGTATGACATTTGTATGGTCCGATATTCTAACAATTTTTTCGCCACTACTCTGGAGACATCTCCATTCTTGTGCGTGCAAAACGAAAACTACACCAAAGAACCTGATAAGTTTACTCAGATTTTGAATCAGACGTTCAATGATGTAATTCGAAATGCAACCTCAAGTGATTCCAAGAACGCAGCCCAAACGGTTAATATCTCTAGCTTTGATACACTTCAAACTACTGCGCATTGCATACCAGATTTGTCCAAATCGGACTGCACTGTTTGCCTGAACTCGGCTGTCGCTCAAATTCCAACCTGCAGCAAGGGAAAGCGTGGGGCTAGAATTTTTTGCCCAAGTTGTTCTATAAGGTACGAGCTGTACCGTTTCCTCGTCGACACCCCAACAGTTACCGTCACTGCACCTAACAAAACTCGTAAAAGATGGATTACGATTGCGGAAGCTGCATCAGCGATCATAGTATTTTTGCTGTctacttcttttctttggtgtATAATCAggagaagaaataaaagagtCCGAG AAGAGAAAGCAAATATAGGAGCAGGAGAAGGTAGAATTGGCAACGACTACTCATATGATGTTCTTCTACATGGAGAGAAGCAGGAGGAATCTCAAGCGTTTCCTCTGTTTCCATTGGATCTCATCGACATAGTCAAGGCTACACAGGATTTCTCTCAAGAAAATAAGCTTGGAGAAGGTGGATTCGGCCCCGTCTACAAG GGTGTATTAGCGGATGGCAAGGAAATTGCGGTGAAGAGGCTCTCAAGAACATCTGGCCAAGGCTTACAAGAGTTCAAGAATGAAGTGACAGTTATTGCCAAATTGCAACACAAAAATCTCGTGAGGCTCTTGGGATGCTGCTTGGAGGAAAACGAATCGCTGCTCATCTACGAGTATATGCCTAATAAAAGCCTAGATGTTTTCCTCTTTG ATTCAACGAGAAGTGTACAACTGGATTGGAAAAGACGCATAAGCATCATTAAAGGAATTGCACGAGGTATTTTGTATTTACATGAGGATTCTCGACTCAAAATTATTCATCGGGATCTCAAAACTAGTAATGTTTTACTCGACCATGAGATGAACCCAAAGATATCTGACTTTGGAATGGCGAGAATATTTGGTGGAAATCAAAGTAAAGCTAATACCAATAGAGTTGTTGGAACATA CGGATACATGGCTCCAGAGTATGCTATGGGAGGGATATTTTCAGTGAAATCAGATGTTTTCAGTTTTGGAGTTGTTCTGCTGGAGATTATCAGTGGGAAAAAGAGCACTGGATTTTATCACTCAGAACATGGTCCAAGTCTCCTTGCTTAT ATATGGAAACTATGGTGTGAAGGACATGCAGCAGAGTTGATGGATTCAGTAGTAAAACAGTCATGCGATCAAGCtgaattattgaaatatattCATATTGGATTGTTGTGCGTTCAGGGAGATCCGATAGACAGACCTACTATGTCTTCTGTGGCTGTTATGTTAGCAAGTGACATCCTGACACTTCCGAAACCAACCCAACCGGCATTTTCTCTCAGCCGAGTCGTTTCTGCTCAATTCGTATCACATTCTGAAGACCATTGTTCTGTTAATGCAATTACTCTTTCAACTATGTCACCTCGCTGa